Genomic DNA from Vibrio vulnificus CMCP6:
GGATGTCTGGCCGGACATATCTTGTCCGGCGAGTTACTGACGTACGCTGACGGTCAGGTTGTTAAGGGTGAGCTGGGTTCCGGATAGGGTTAGCATATAGATTCCTTAGCTAAGTTCCCTAACATTCCAATAATACGAACTCCCATCTTCAGATGTAGATTTTATAGCCAACACTATCGAACCAACAGAAGGATTTATAGTTCCACCTTTAACAATAACTCTACCTTGACCGCTCCCATTAGTAAAAGATGTAAACTCATCCTCAATCCTTATTGATATCATCTTATCTTTAATATCATTATCTTTGATGTTATTAATATTTGTATTGGTTGTATTTGCTGTTTTAAATGTCTTTGATGAGTTTTTTAATATTGGTGATGTATTGTTTACATCAAGCGTCAGAGTTGTACTGTAATTAATTTTCCCAACAACCACATCATCACCTAATAATGGTCGCTGTGTCTTATCCTTCGCATAAACATCAAATAATGTATTATTTTTAATTACTCCAGTACCTATTTTAACTTCACTATCGAGTATTATATCTTCCGAATAAACTCCATAGTTATTCAAACTTATATCAACAGTTCCTATAATGACAGATAAAACCGCCCCACCACCTAATTGCTCAACGAATAGTCCCTTGTCATTTTCCGATAGTTTTGCTACACCAATAGTGTTCCGCTTAGTTGATTTATTTGAATCTGATGAATATAAATACAGACCTGACGCGCCATTTCCCTTACTATTAATTACCGCCGTTGTGCTATCATTATTGTTAATAAATGCCCAACCGTGCACAGCATTATTGTCAGCATCTATGGTACCAAATGTCATGTTGTGCGTTTCTTCAGCTTTTCCTCCATTAACACCGTTCTCGTTTGTTTTTACTAAAGTAACAGTACCGTTCATGCACGTTCTTTCAAAAAGTGCTCCATTGCTGGCATTATTAAATCCTATGGCAGACAATAAGCTGAAGTTGTCCACATTGGACATTCTCAGTCCATGATTAAATTCTGAGCCATCGCCGCGCATCTCAACACATGACCAGTTTCTAGTTGGCTTACCCCCTAACAAATCGCCATCCACAGAGACGCCTATTTGTCGCGATCCTTTCGAAAATAGCCTTCCAGCATTAAAATCGGTACATGCATAAAACCCGATCCCCCCTGTATGCGCATCCAATGCAGTCACATTCCCCAAAGAGAATTCTTCACATTCTTGTAGACCTAACAAGAAAAAGTCGGCAAATGTTCCTGATGACAATCCTTCGTTTTCCTTTTTGTTTCCATCTAGCAACACATCACCCAATAAAGAAAACTTACTGCACCCATGCATCTTAATTAAAGGCTTATTTTGATTTGCAGCAAGTTTAAGCTTAGCATTCTGGTGAAAAAGAATATTAAACCCAGACAAACCAACAACAGCCGTATAATTAATCCCTGATATCTCATCGTCTATTTCTAAAATTGCTCCTGACGCAGCTGAATACTGAATAGCTGACAATAAGTCACCTGGCCAACCTCGAAAATTAAAACCATTTATTCTATCTTTTCTTTTCGGTCTCAAATCACTCACCGAGCCATCTGCCAACACCTGAGCAATCTTACAGACAAAGTGCTTGACGCCATTTGCATCGGTGTAATCATCTTTCTCTTCGGCTGTCACCACTAAATCGAACAGGGTAACTTGCTCGCCTGTTGGTGTGCCTTTGCGGTGCGCGTCTACGTAGATGAACGATGGTTTGTTAGGTACTTGAACATTGCGGTCAAATTCGAGTGTGACACGATTGCCCGACACATAACCGGCACCCGCTTTGATGTTGAATGCACTCACTTGAGGCGTGACCAAGAAGCCGTCTTCGATAAACCAATCTTTGCCGTTCTGGTCGATGATGGCTTGGGCGACTCGCTCATCGGATTTCGAAACTTGTGTATTCACGTAGTTTCGACTCGCCGTAATCACATTCGGATTAATCTGAACAATCGGCTCTGCACTGGTGATCACAAACGTCATTTCAAGTGACACTGGATTGTTCAACTGACCATTATTGACAGGGCTAGGAACATAGATACGAGCGCAGTTTCCAATCGCATGAAAATATTCTTGACCGTTAAAAGTCGCGACGGCAGCAAATTCTCGAATAACGACATCATGAATATCATCAGGTAACAGAGCTTCTACTGTCAGAATCGGGACGGAGTCCGGTGTTGCTTGCAAAACATCAACTGAGTTGACCGGAAGACGATACAGCTCATTGACCAGTGACTGGGATTTTCTGTCGGGCTGTACATAGGTGTCGTTGGCATCACCGAATGCAATGTGAGTGAACTCAACGGGCTTTTTCAGCATTTTGCCGTTTTGCTCAGCAGACTCACCTAATACCGTTAAAATCGATCCATATTGCTGTTCGCTTTCAGGAACTAAATCTGCCATGTTTTTACTCCAAAACTAACGGAAGCGGCCCAGAGCGGACCACGACAGCAACGCGAGACAAACACGCCATCGCGCTGCTGGATGAACTCACCATGGAACTGATTTTCCAAGGGCCGGAACGGACTTGCAGGGCTTGCCTGCTCATCGAAATGTGTTTTTCAGGGTTCTCTACCCGACTCTTAATCGATACACCGACCAAACGACTGCGGGTATTTTTTGAATGTTGAATGGCTCGAACAATTTCAGGAACGGTAGACGCATCCACTGGCGATTGTTCAGAAATTAAGTCGACACGGAACTGACCTGGAATGAGATTTTCTTCATCTTCAAACCACTCCACCGCTTTGAGCGAGTCGGCACGAATAGCTTCAATGCTCTTATCAATCGCGTAGCGGGTACCTTTATAAATATGAATATCTAGTGCAGTGGCACAAACTCGACGTTTCGTTTCAATCGGCCAACTGTCATCCCAGTCATCGACAGAAAGCTCCCATGCCAAATAAGGCAGAAGATCCTCTCGGCACGCCCACGGATTGAGAAAATCGCGAATATCGCGCTCAATCAAGCCAATCTCTTCCCAAAATATCTGCTCTAAGACGCGCTCAAGCTTTGAAGCTGAAGGCGGTAAAGTCGTTACGAATTCGCCATTCATCATGCACCTGCCTTTCTCACCACAATTTCATAGCAATATGGCGCTTGCGATTTGGAGCAGGCGATCTCTTCCTGCGGGGCAATCAGCTCAACTTTTGAAACAGGTTGGTAAACGCTGTCTACACTGTCGCGCTTTACGTGGGCAGCAGCGTAAATGGCGGAAAACGAGACATCGCCACCCAAGCGGTGTGCATCATCTGCCAACTTTTGTAAACGCTGCTGTGCCAACTGGAGCGTTTGTTGCTCGCCAGGGCCAGTCGGCATATGCAGGGCAACTTCTATTCGGTAACGGGAAATTTCAGCAGGTAGCACAAATAGCCGATCGCTTAATGGCCTTTTGGTTTGCGCATCGAGGTTGTCAAAAACAATCTGGCAGAGCTCTGGTGTCGCCACACCCTCATCTTTACGACTGAGGATATAAAGGTGAATTTGCAGATCAATGGGGTTAAGCGGGAAAGCATCGAGCACATCTTCATGGGCATTCAAAGCGTGGAAAATATAAGCGCCATCTGGCCCTGCAGTACTGAATCCTTCCGGTGCCATCTGAACGCGGCGGCGATATTGCTCATCCGTTTCAGTGTCATATTTTTCAACTGGGCGAGCAGCGCCTAAGTGCTGTAAATTCGCGCCACCGGAAAATGCCACCATGTTATCCAAGCTCATGTCTTGGAATTCTTGCCTAGCACGTGTCACTTCTTCAGACATAGCGGAAAAAGCGTTGTAGAGTGGGTCTCCCACTTTTGGAGCATCGATACCCATCAGCTGCGCATAGCGATTAAGCATGCGCGCTCGAATGCTTGCTGCATCGAGTTGTTTCACCACTTCCGGTGGCGGTAGCTGAGGAATTTCAATCTGACTCAAACTCGAAGCCCTGTGATGCGCTCAACGCTGCCATCAAACAGCAACGTTACGTCTAACGAAATGGAGACACTATTCTCACCGCGCTCCAACCAAACCTTGTTGAGTTTTAGCTCGTCAACAAAGCCATTGGGAGGGTGTGCCAGCATCTCAGCGATATCGGCATAGATATCCATTTCAAGTTCTGGCGTGATATTGCGGTCCACTCGTTCAGGGAGATTTGAGCCAAAACTGCGATTAAGGGGCACGGTTCGGCGACGAGTTCGCATGCAACGCTGAATGCGCTGCCTCAATTCTTCTACACCTGTGATGAGCTCACCTGTGGTTTCATGAATTCCGGTTGCCATGATTTACCCTGCGAAAACGTTGGGAGAACCTGCCGCGACAGCAGAGCCACAATCGACACTGTCGCCAATTCGTGCCAGTGCCTGACCATTCACAAACACTGTAGAGCTGCCTGTGGCTTGAGTTCCTGCGTGGCAGGAAGGAGAAGGATTACAGTGAACCGCCCATGAATCACCCACTCTTAACGCAGGCTTACCGTTTATAAAGACGTTACCGCTGCCGCTTGTTGATGTGCGAGGTGGAAAGGCGCCGTGTCCTGTACAACCGTCACCCTGTCGGGATGCTGCTGGCATGCATGTACTCCTCAAGCTTTTGTTTACCTGAACTGTAATCGTGGTGAAGCACTACGTTCCAAGAGCGAGAAGTAAAGAATTCGGTTTCTTGTCCGGTGTCATCCGTTTGTGTGCCGTAGGCTTCAACCGTGACACTAACCGTGATGGTGGATTGTTCCGAGGGACGAAACTCAACCAGATCCTTGCCTGGGGGTAAATCAGGCCAGGAAAAAACACGAGTGAGAACGCCGTTCTCGAGATATTCAATAAACTGTGGCCGAAAGAGCAACGGCATATCGTGAATAAGAACTTCAGCCGACTGCGCACTGGTTTGCGCACTGAAAACATCCGGAAAGTAAGGAGAAAATGTTACCTCATACCGAGACACTTCAACGGTTTCATCCTGGTAATAGATCGAGAAACGCTGATCAACATCCGTGTCCAGCGTTTCTAGTAGCAGCGGTTCTTCTGGCGTCCACATATCAGTTAAGGTTCAATCGAGGTGTGCTGATGTTAATCGGAGAATCCGCGGAGTGCGTCATTTCTCCTGCGCTGTGCAAATTCATAGTGGCATCAGTGGATTGGCTCATTTGCCCTTTGCTATGGAAGGTCATCGTACCTTTGCTATGGAAGGTCATCGTACCTTCGCTATTGAAAGTCATATCACCACTACTTTTTATCTCAACATTTTGTGTTGCAGTCAGCTTTGCGTTGCCTGCCGTGGTTAAGATCAAATCACCCTCGACGTGACCTGTCAGCTTGTGTTCTTCCATATCGTATTCAAGCCAGGTGCCATCAGGAAACTCGTGGTAATAGAGGTTCAGTTGCTCTTTGGGCTGGTCAAACTTGGTTTGGTTTAGGCTGGCAACAATCACGCCCCCTTGTGCCCCAAACGGTTTTAGCACCACAACTTGCTCGCCCACTTGCAGGGGCTTAAAACTGCGCACCTCGGCAGCGTGGCTAACGTTCATGGGAATCCAGCCGCTCACGCGGTTTTCATCAAACTGAACTTTGTAGCGCAGCGGCTTAGCTTGCACTTCGATGATGGTGCCAAACTGGATCATTTCACTGAGAAGGCGAACAAGTTGCGAAGGCGTATGACTCATTAGAAATTCTCGTCCACAGAGAAATAATCGTCTTCATGGCCAAAGCCGACATCCGGCGATTGCGAAACGGATATCTCCTCTGGCAACTCACTTGGCCCAACAGGTAGCCAATCTATTTCGCCGGCTAAATCAAATGGGCCTGCTCGACATTCAGAGATAAACCAACCATCCGGTGCCTCCTGTTGCTGAGACGTGGAAACAGACAGGATCGAGATATTGCCGAACGCACTTGAGTTGCAGAAGTTTCGCCACTCTTGCAAGAACTCGAGTTCAGCTCTCTCAACATCAAGCCCTTTGGCTTTGGAGCCACAGTAAATACGGCCGATCACCAGCAGCTTGATATAGGTGTTGTAGGCGTCATTGGGGATCTCACCTATATAGATCACAGTGAGCTCTCCGCGCTCCAAGTCGCTATTTTTGTAGGCGCTTCTGTCTTGCCAGTTGCGGCTTACGTTGCGCTCTGTATAACGAGTGCTAAACCCCGCCACCATTGCATCAAGAATCTGATTTAGGTTGCGTTCTTCTTGAGCCATCACACACTCCTTAATCCTGCTCGACTCAATGCCATCTGCACCGAGGCATTGAGAATGTCAGACACTTTGTCTTGAGTTTGCTCTGCCGCTCTGTCGTAAAAATCGTCCGCTGGCGTACCATTTCTGGCAATTGAGCGAGCAATCATAAATGCCAGGTCTCGTTGGTCGGTATTGGGTGTTTTGGGTTGTATCCGTTTGACCTTCACCCAATCCAAGACAGATTGAATCGGCGGCATACCTTGGGGGCCAGTTTCCTGCACAACCCAATTGTTGTAGTTCAGTGAGCTGGTGATCATACGACTAAGCTCCCCAACAACATTCGAACGTATTGAGTTGACTAATAGACTTTCCGCTTTAGGCGCCTCTTCTCTCGCCGCTCGAGAGACGAACGAACCAGCATAGCTAACGGCAGATTTTAAATGCTGGTTCAAAACATTAGGAGCCGTTCGAAATGCTTCATCCAGCGCAGAGGTATTGATCTCGATATGAAGCTCACGCATGGTTTACCTGCTCGAGAAACTGATTCATCAATTGCTGATGTACCGCCGCGGGCGTGCCGTTCTTGGCTTCTCCACCAATGCTGTTACGAACCGAAACAGTTTTATTTAGCTGATGAACCATGATGTACTTAACCGCCTCGGCTAGGCAGCGAAGCAGCAACAGCGGCTCATCTTGCGCATCAATCGAGAAGCTATCGCCACTTATCTTACGTGCTGCGTAATAGGTGTAAGAGAAATCTCGACCACAGCTCATCACAACCGAATCGGCGGGGAAATGAGAAAGCTGCAACCACTTTTTATCCTGGTCATCTTCAACCACCGTTAGCCTTGGCAAGCTGCGCGGGTAACCGCTTTCCCAAGGGTTTTTCGCACGCTGGCTTTGCCCGTATAAAACGGTCCGCACCTGCATGAGATCGGCAGGTGCGAGATAGAGCATTTGGCCTGTCATAAGCGAAAAGGTACCTAGCTTCTTTTGCGGCCGATAGCGGCTGTAATCGGCTAAGGCAACCTCGATCACCTGTTGTTCAACACCACTGATGAGCTCCGCACTATCCATCAACGCATTTTTGAGCCTTTCAGTCAGGGTAGAAATCTGCATACCATCCCCTATTTACGGACGAAGTAAGCGAATGCGGAAGAGACAACCCCAAGTAACAACCAGATAAGATCACGGTTGTACTTGGTTTTTTCATTGGTTCCGCTTTGGCTTTGCTCTACTGGCCGCAGTCGGCTTTCCACATCGTCAACCGTGCGCTCTAAGCGCATGAATTGACTTTCAAGATTCGAATGCTTGGTTTGCAATTCAACCATTTGCCTCATTAACTGCGTTTGCTGTTTCATGTAGTCGCGCATTTCAATTCGAAAAGAGTGAAACTCGCCTTGAGAGACAGGATTACCGGACATTGCCACCTCCACGGAGTGCTGAAGCAATGCCACCAAGTACGCCCGCTGGCGCAATACCAGCGGAAACTTGTTTGTCTTGTGAGCGCTTATGAATGTTCAAACCAAGAACCGTTAGTGCGACAGAAAACAAAGCCGTCAGCTTTGCCGCTCCGGTAAAAGCTTGTTCGGTAAATTCAGGATGAAACAACATCAGCCCTGCAATACCAAAAAATAACGATGTCCAAGCTAAACAAACCGCATAACCAAACGTCGGACGCCAACGGCGAACATACGCATCATCGCTGTTCAGCTCAGCAACCATCAACTTATGCTGCTCAGTGATCACCAGTTTGCGTTCTGCGCTTTCTAGTTCCGCTTGCTGATAGGAAAGCTCACGCAGCCGAACACGCTCTTCACTTTCCATCTGTTTGATTTTGACCAAAGCATCTGGATTACGAACCAGTTCTGCTTCGATTGCTTCCGCCGAGTTCTCCACCCCTAACGTTTCGGCAATCAGGGCGCCAACGGAAGCACCTGCAGGCCCACCGACCAAACTGCCGACAAGTGGTGCTGCGCCCCCAATCAGAGACTTCACTTTGTCCCACATAGTTGCTCCTTAGTTGGTACCGT
This window encodes:
- a CDS encoding phage tail protein; translated protein: MADLVPESEQQYGSILTVLGESAEQNGKMLKKPVEFTHIAFGDANDTYVQPDRKSQSLVNELYRLPVNSVDVLQATPDSVPILTVEALLPDDIHDVVIREFAAVATFNGQEYFHAIGNCARIYVPSPVNNGQLNNPVSLEMTFVITSAEPIVQINPNVITASRNYVNTQVSKSDERVAQAIIDQNGKDWFIEDGFLVTPQVSAFNIKAGAGYVSGNRVTLEFDRNVQVPNKPSFIYVDAHRKGTPTGEQVTLFDLVVTAEEKDDYTDANGVKHFVCKIAQVLADGSVSDLRPKRKDRINGFNFRGWPGDLLSAIQYSAASGAILEIDDEISGINYTAVVGLSGFNILFHQNAKLKLAANQNKPLIKMHGCSKFSLLGDVLLDGNKKENEGLSSGTFADFFLLGLQECEEFSLGNVTALDAHTGGIGFYACTDFNAGRLFSKGSRQIGVSVDGDLLGGKPTRNWSCVEMRGDGSEFNHGLRMSNVDNFSLLSAIGFNNASNGALFERTCMNGTVTLVKTNENGVNGGKAEETHNMTFGTIDADNNAVHGWAFINNNDSTTAVINSKGNGASGLYLYSSDSNKSTKRNTIGVAKLSENDKGLFVEQLGGGAVLSVIIGTVDISLNNYGVYSEDIILDSEVKIGTGVIKNNTLFDVYAKDKTQRPLLGDDVVVGKINYSTTLTLDVNNTSPILKNSSKTFKTANTTNTNINNIKDNDIKDKMISIRIEDEFTSFTNGSGQGRVIVKGGTINPSVGSIVLAIKSTSEDGSSYYWNVRELS
- a CDS encoding phage baseplate assembly protein V, producing the protein MSHTPSQLVRLLSEMIQFGTIIEVQAKPLRYKVQFDENRVSGWIPMNVSHAAEVRSFKPLQVGEQVVVLKPFGAQGGVIVASLNQTKFDQPKEQLNLYYHEFPDGTWLEYDMEEHKLTGHVEGDLILTTAGNAKLTATQNVEIKSSGDMTFNSEGTMTFHSKGTMTFHSKGQMSQSTDATMNLHSAGEMTHSADSPINISTPRLNLN
- a CDS encoding 3TM-type holin, which codes for MWDKVKSLIGGAAPLVGSLVGGPAGASVGALIAETLGVENSAEAIEAELVRNPDALVKIKQMESEERVRLRELSYQQAELESAERKLVITEQHKLMVAELNSDDAYVRRWRPTFGYAVCLAWTSLFFGIAGLMLFHPEFTEQAFTGAAKLTALFSVALTVLGLNIHKRSQDKQVSAGIAPAGVLGGIASALRGGGNVR
- a CDS encoding phage tail protein I, which codes for MMNGEFVTTLPPSASKLERVLEQIFWEEIGLIERDIRDFLNPWACREDLLPYLAWELSVDDWDDSWPIETKRRVCATALDIHIYKGTRYAIDKSIEAIRADSLKAVEWFEDEENLIPGQFRVDLISEQSPVDASTVPEIVRAIQHSKNTRSRLVGVSIKSRVENPEKHISMSRQALQVRSGPWKISSMVSSSSSAMACLSRVAVVVRSGPLPLVLE
- a CDS encoding PAAR domain-containing protein, yielding MPAASRQGDGCTGHGAFPPRTSTSGSGNVFINGKPALRVGDSWAVHCNPSPSCHAGTQATGSSTVFVNGQALARIGDSVDCGSAVAAGSPNVFAG
- a CDS encoding dTDP-glucose pyrophosphorylase, with translation MATGIHETTGELITGVEELRQRIQRCMRTRRRTVPLNRSFGSNLPERVDRNITPELEMDIYADIAEMLAHPPNGFVDELKLNKVWLERGENSVSISLDVTLLFDGSVERITGLRV
- a CDS encoding baseplate assembly protein, whose product is MSQIEIPQLPPPEVVKQLDAASIRARMLNRYAQLMGIDAPKVGDPLYNAFSAMSEEVTRARQEFQDMSLDNMVAFSGGANLQHLGAARPVEKYDTETDEQYRRRVQMAPEGFSTAGPDGAYIFHALNAHEDVLDAFPLNPIDLQIHLYILSRKDEGVATPELCQIVFDNLDAQTKRPLSDRLFVLPAEISRYRIEVALHMPTGPGEQQTLQLAQQRLQKLADDAHRLGGDVSFSAIYAAAHVKRDSVDSVYQPVSKVELIAPQEEIACSKSQAPYCYEIVVRKAGA